A region of Vibrio chagasii DNA encodes the following proteins:
- a CDS encoding ABC-F family ATPase, translated as MISTANITQQFGAKPLFENISVKFGEGNRYGLIGANGCGKSTFMKILSGELEPTSGNVSYDPNERVAKLNQDQFAYEEFTVIDTVIMGHKELWAIKQERDRIYSLPEMSEEDGMKVADLEVQFAEMDGYMAEAKAGELLLAVGIEESQHFGLMSEVAPGWKLRVLLAQVLFADPHIMLLDEPTNNLDMDTIRWLEETLNQRNCTMIIISHDRHFLNSVCTHMADLDYGELRLFPGNYDEYMTAATQARERLLSDNAKKKAQIAELQTFVSRFSANASKAKQATSRAKQIDKIQLEEVKASSRQNPFIRFEQSKELFRNALVVENLSQGFEEDLFNKFDAIFEVGERVAIIGENGVGKTTLLNTLAGELEARTGEYKWSENSNIGYYAQDHAHDFEEDMNLFDWMSQWRQEGEDEQVVRGFLGRMLFGQDDIKKSVKVISGGEQGRMLLGKIMMHKPNILLMDEPTNHMDMESIEALNLALENYKGTLFFVSHDRVFVDSLATRILEIKDGKINDFRGTYAEFLKARG; from the coding sequence TTGATCTCCACAGCAAATATCACCCAACAATTCGGCGCTAAGCCACTTTTCGAAAATATTTCAGTTAAGTTCGGCGAAGGTAACCGTTACGGTTTAATCGGCGCGAATGGCTGTGGTAAATCGACGTTCATGAAGATCCTATCTGGTGAACTAGAGCCGACTTCTGGCAACGTAAGCTACGATCCAAACGAGCGCGTAGCTAAGCTAAACCAAGACCAATTTGCTTACGAAGAATTCACGGTAATCGACACGGTTATCATGGGTCACAAAGAGCTATGGGCTATCAAACAAGAGCGTGACCGCATTTACTCTTTGCCAGAAATGAGCGAAGAAGACGGCATGAAAGTAGCTGACCTTGAAGTTCAGTTTGCTGAAATGGACGGTTACATGGCTGAAGCGAAAGCGGGTGAGCTTCTTCTTGCTGTTGGTATTGAAGAATCACAACACTTCGGTCTAATGAGCGAAGTAGCACCTGGTTGGAAACTTCGTGTGCTTCTAGCGCAAGTTCTGTTCGCAGACCCGCATATCATGCTTCTAGACGAACCAACGAACAACTTGGACATGGACACTATCCGCTGGTTGGAAGAGACACTAAACCAACGTAACTGCACAATGATCATCATTTCGCACGACCGTCACTTCCTAAACTCTGTATGTACACACATGGCTGACCTGGATTACGGTGAACTACGCCTGTTCCCAGGTAACTACGATGAGTACATGACGGCAGCAACTCAAGCGCGTGAACGTCTACTGTCTGACAACGCTAAGAAGAAAGCACAAATCGCTGAACTTCAAACGTTCGTTTCTCGTTTCTCTGCTAACGCATCTAAAGCGAAGCAAGCTACGTCTCGTGCTAAGCAAATCGATAAGATTCAGCTTGAAGAAGTGAAAGCTTCTAGCCGTCAAAACCCATTCATCCGTTTTGAACAGTCTAAAGAGCTATTCCGTAACGCACTTGTGGTTGAAAACCTATCTCAAGGTTTTGAAGAAGACCTATTCAACAAGTTCGATGCGATCTTCGAAGTAGGTGAGCGCGTAGCTATCATTGGTGAGAACGGTGTGGGTAAAACAACACTACTGAACACACTAGCTGGCGAACTTGAAGCTCGTACTGGTGAATACAAGTGGTCTGAAAACTCAAACATCGGTTACTACGCTCAAGACCATGCTCATGATTTCGAAGAAGACATGAACCTGTTCGATTGGATGAGCCAATGGCGTCAAGAAGGTGAAGACGAGCAGGTTGTTCGTGGCTTCCTAGGTCGTATGCTGTTTGGTCAAGACGACATCAAGAAATCAGTTAAGGTAATTTCTGGTGGTGAGCAAGGTCGTATGCTTCTTGGTAAGATCATGATGCACAAGCCAAACATCCTACTTATGGATGAACCGACTAACCACATGGATATGGAATCTATCGAAGCGCTTAACTTGGCTCTTGAGAACTACAAAGGCACATTGTTCTTCGTATCTCACGACCGCGTATTCGTAGACTCTCTAGCAACACGTATCCTTGAAATCAAAGATGGCAAGATCAATGATTTCCGTGGTACTTACGCTGAATTCCTAAAAGCACGTGGCTAA
- a CDS encoding AAA family ATPase: MRSLPRFLFFILAMLSWPSHANLEYDLQSQPQVSDIAQDLNNRIDQLPDPLFMEASDKRKVNRLLAEVLRVQNQQIAKFDQRLKAYRENSEPEQWFDVESSYVTLNSLNVSKQHLLEQSTASNRERLTGFGPYGVTQFKQEWELTKLNVEYLVYFQIRSFKALIKDIFISPVPVIGAALKVLFIYFALVWWLANSKRLIELFRVNLLEAKPNPPFLIRLIWYVSRADRAIAWLIAITLSLRVLSSIPSLQHLIFLEIFTWWILGGSIAISFILEFAYRMGRTSNQEVIALRLSTIRRYVWSFIVAGVILQISSITLGKGTIYSWIYSVLFFWFVLVTISVLRLWRAKVFNSLEHISDRPVWVNWAVNRQDTFLLNILATALGIAWLSVYHFQHRIMSLLSNYTVFSQALAYLFRIEVAKQSDLDKNQKNLVRIKGDQTYEYILPGSIDSELIDYAGDEVKQLSRYLMSDSPAICIVSGERGVGATTLLYTLLHKVSNAEPIYVSCPYAGYQELLCHLAVSIGLEEDATEIQILAHLRKSDTTYLIAIDNAQRLVKPMVGGLSDLIRLTNLLRRSKKNHRIVMSIAKSSWRFVDRARGERLLFDLVCFLPRWTEKQVGELLTSRINTELEKPLSFDGLVVPKQWDQDDMSEEERARQGFYRILWHYSDGNPTVALRFFRLSLNRNKETDQAVVRLFHVPEAQELENMPKPMLAVLRSIVQLEIASTEVLSECTQLSIAEITGILRYFESRGYIGWNEDKARISDHWFRHITNVLDRQHLLVK; encoded by the coding sequence ATGCGTTCATTACCGCGCTTCCTATTCTTCATATTAGCCATGCTCTCATGGCCGAGTCATGCCAACTTGGAATATGACTTACAATCACAGCCTCAGGTCTCTGACATAGCCCAAGATCTGAATAACCGGATCGATCAACTGCCCGACCCTCTGTTTATGGAAGCGTCAGATAAACGCAAAGTAAACCGACTGCTCGCAGAGGTACTTCGTGTCCAGAATCAGCAAATCGCTAAGTTCGACCAACGACTCAAAGCCTATCGTGAAAACAGCGAGCCAGAACAGTGGTTCGATGTGGAGTCTAGCTACGTCACGTTGAATAGTTTGAATGTGAGTAAGCAGCACTTATTGGAGCAAAGCACCGCGAGTAACAGAGAACGCTTGACCGGTTTTGGCCCTTACGGTGTTACCCAGTTCAAGCAAGAGTGGGAGTTAACCAAGCTTAACGTTGAATACTTGGTGTATTTCCAAATACGTAGCTTCAAAGCACTTATTAAAGATATCTTCATTTCGCCGGTGCCTGTAATTGGTGCGGCGTTAAAAGTACTCTTCATCTACTTTGCACTAGTGTGGTGGTTAGCTAACAGCAAAAGGTTGATTGAACTGTTTCGCGTTAACCTGCTTGAGGCGAAACCAAACCCTCCATTCCTGATTCGTTTAATTTGGTATGTGAGCCGTGCGGATAGAGCCATTGCTTGGTTAATTGCTATCACGCTGTCGCTGCGTGTACTTTCAAGTATCCCTAGCCTGCAACACCTGATATTCCTTGAGATCTTTACATGGTGGATTCTAGGTGGCTCGATCGCAATCAGCTTCATTCTCGAGTTTGCGTACCGTATGGGTCGCACATCAAACCAAGAAGTGATTGCCCTGCGCCTCTCAACGATTCGACGTTATGTGTGGAGCTTCATTGTTGCTGGTGTGATTCTGCAGATTTCCAGTATTACGCTAGGTAAAGGCACCATTTACAGTTGGATTTATAGCGTCCTATTCTTCTGGTTTGTGTTGGTGACCATCTCGGTCCTTCGTTTATGGAGAGCTAAGGTATTCAATAGCCTAGAGCATATCTCTGACCGTCCAGTGTGGGTTAATTGGGCTGTGAATCGCCAAGATACCTTCTTACTTAACATCCTCGCGACAGCGCTTGGTATTGCTTGGTTGAGTGTGTATCACTTCCAGCATCGTATCATGTCGCTGCTTTCTAACTACACAGTATTCAGTCAAGCACTGGCTTATCTGTTTAGGATTGAAGTGGCTAAGCAGTCTGATCTCGATAAGAACCAGAAAAACCTAGTGCGCATCAAGGGTGATCAAACATACGAATACATTCTGCCTGGCTCTATCGACAGCGAGCTTATTGACTATGCAGGTGACGAAGTTAAACAACTGTCGCGCTATTTAATGTCTGATAGCCCGGCGATTTGTATTGTCTCTGGTGAACGTGGCGTAGGTGCCACAACGCTTCTGTATACCCTGCTGCACAAGGTATCGAATGCAGAGCCAATTTACGTTAGCTGCCCTTACGCGGGTTACCAAGAATTACTGTGTCACCTTGCGGTAAGCATCGGCCTAGAAGAAGACGCAACTGAGATTCAAATCTTGGCGCATCTTCGTAAGAGCGACACGACTTATCTGATTGCAATTGATAATGCCCAGCGCCTAGTTAAACCAATGGTTGGTGGTCTTTCAGATCTGATTCGATTGACTAACTTACTGCGTCGTTCGAAGAAAAACCACAGAATCGTGATGTCGATTGCTAAGTCTAGCTGGCGATTTGTCGATCGAGCTCGTGGCGAGCGCCTGTTGTTTGATTTGGTTTGCTTCCTTCCGCGTTGGACAGAGAAACAAGTTGGTGAGTTGCTTACCAGCCGTATCAATACTGAACTTGAGAAGCCATTATCATTTGATGGTTTAGTGGTACCAAAGCAGTGGGACCAAGATGACATGAGCGAAGAAGAACGTGCGCGCCAAGGTTTCTATCGTATCTTGTGGCACTATTCAGATGGTAACCCTACCGTTGCACTGCGTTTCTTCCGTCTCTCTTTGAACAGGAACAAAGAGACAGACCAAGCGGTAGTTAGATTGTTCCATGTACCTGAAGCGCAAGAACTAGAGAACATGCCAAAACCTATGCTGGCGGTACTGCGCTCTATCGTTCAGTTAGAAATTGCGTCTACCGAGGTGCTATCGGAATGTACTCAGCTAAGTATTGCCGAAATCACTGGTATTCTTCGTTACTTTGAGAGCCGTGGTTACATTGGCTGGAATGAAGATAAGGCAAGAATCTCTGATCACTGGTTCCGTCACATTACTAACGTTCTCGACCGTCAACATTTATTGGTGAAGTAA
- a CDS encoding mechanosensitive ion channel family protein, which translates to MKKLFVLLLVGLATAVSFPTYATEELANVENISKIASLVRWSGVFFSIIVIAAMWLLLKFINSMVTSFGSQFVQYRMLLQKLQSFMQFFIYVSTGLIVFMMSFRINDQILALIGGTLAVSVGFALKDLAASFIAGITVMIDRPFQVGDRVTFEGNYGDIITIGLRSVRMRTLNDDIITIPNNKFLNEVTTSGNYGALDMQVVIPFYVGMDEDITLARDLIQEAASSSRYIHLPKPVTVLVKQTITDNYLAIQLTCKAYVVDTAYEKLFETDITLRVMKEFKKHNINPPKISVAAHS; encoded by the coding sequence ATGAAGAAGTTATTTGTCCTATTACTTGTTGGCTTGGCGACGGCGGTAAGTTTCCCGACTTACGCGACAGAAGAGTTAGCCAATGTAGAAAACATTTCTAAGATTGCGAGTTTGGTGCGTTGGAGTGGCGTGTTCTTCTCTATCATCGTCATTGCAGCGATGTGGCTGTTATTGAAGTTCATTAACTCAATGGTGACCAGCTTCGGTAGCCAGTTCGTGCAATATCGAATGCTGCTGCAAAAGCTTCAATCGTTCATGCAATTCTTCATTTATGTGAGCACTGGTCTCATCGTGTTCATGATGAGTTTCCGCATTAACGACCAAATCTTGGCTCTGATTGGCGGTACCCTAGCGGTGTCGGTTGGTTTTGCACTTAAAGACTTGGCGGCCTCTTTCATCGCGGGTATCACCGTAATGATTGATAGACCATTCCAAGTAGGTGACCGCGTCACGTTCGAAGGTAACTACGGAGACATTATTACTATTGGTTTACGCTCAGTACGCATGAGAACTTTGAACGACGACATCATTACGATTCCAAACAACAAGTTCCTAAACGAAGTGACCACCAGTGGTAACTATGGCGCGTTGGATATGCAGGTGGTGATCCCGTTCTATGTCGGTATGGATGAGGACATTACCCTCGCCCGTGATCTAATTCAGGAAGCGGCCTCATCAAGCCGTTACATCCACCTACCCAAGCCTGTAACGGTATTAGTAAAGCAAACCATTACTGACAACTACCTAGCAATACAGCTAACCTGTAAGGCTTATGTGGTGGATACAGCCTATGAGAAGCTGTTCGAGACTGATATTACACTTCGTGTCATGAAAGAGTTTAAGAAACACAACATCAACCCACCTAAAATCTCAGTGGCTGCCCACTCTTAA
- a CDS encoding methyl-accepting chemotaxis protein, translating into MKLSNLSIKSKLASIVVLSVVLLVMASTFNLIQQRASSMEERQDKLSAQVETAVSLASYYYSQRSVLGEEVAKERALQAIETLRYDNTNYFWILNQQLNIISHPLKPELNGTNAGNLKDGAGKHHWREMVTISRAPEEKGFLDYQWMSPQGELKDKISYVQLFPEWNWIIGSGILVADIQEAFYALALKEGIVAVVLSGLLFAMGYAISNNILVPLNKLIENTHKIADGDLRVRMNMTRKDELGDMSHQIDTMLDKLQTTLRTANESADLSSDMASHIAQASEEAATSVNSQHAQLELLSTAMTEMSATISDVAMNAENTAASTNKVVDHANQNDENMQVTATTISQVSENISTANNLVRDLQSGVTEISQVVGVIRDVSEQTNLLALNAAIEAARAGEQGRGFAVVADEVRNLASRTQNSTNEVQSTIEKLTQQAERTFNAMQSSNEKVDHSVVASNETRQQLDVIVNELHNANDMVSQIAAASEQQSTVATEMSESVTGIHLAANEVLQASQSLAEDSQKMANTTEHLTEQLKYFKV; encoded by the coding sequence ATGAAATTAAGTAATCTATCTATCAAGTCAAAACTCGCCTCAATTGTCGTTCTATCGGTTGTATTACTGGTAATGGCATCAACATTTAATCTGATACAACAACGAGCCAGTTCCATGGAAGAGCGTCAAGATAAGCTCAGCGCTCAAGTTGAAACTGCCGTTAGCTTAGCCAGCTATTACTACAGCCAACGCAGTGTGCTCGGTGAAGAAGTCGCAAAGGAGCGAGCGCTGCAAGCGATTGAAACGCTTCGTTACGACAACACCAACTACTTCTGGATCCTCAACCAGCAACTCAACATTATCAGCCACCCATTAAAGCCAGAGCTAAATGGCACCAACGCGGGTAATTTGAAAGACGGCGCAGGAAAGCACCATTGGCGTGAAATGGTGACGATCTCGCGCGCTCCTGAAGAGAAAGGCTTTCTCGATTATCAGTGGATGAGCCCTCAAGGCGAACTTAAAGATAAAATCTCTTACGTACAGCTTTTCCCTGAATGGAATTGGATTATTGGCTCAGGAATACTGGTCGCCGATATTCAAGAGGCTTTTTACGCATTGGCATTGAAGGAAGGCATAGTCGCGGTAGTTCTATCAGGCTTACTGTTTGCGATGGGTTATGCGATTTCAAATAACATACTGGTCCCGCTTAACAAGCTTATCGAAAACACACATAAGATTGCCGATGGTGACCTTCGTGTTCGCATGAACATGACACGTAAAGATGAGTTGGGCGATATGAGCCACCAAATCGATACTATGCTCGACAAACTACAAACGACGCTTCGCACAGCAAACGAGTCTGCGGACCTGTCTAGTGATATGGCAAGTCATATTGCGCAGGCCAGTGAAGAAGCAGCTACCAGCGTGAATTCGCAACATGCACAACTTGAACTGTTATCGACGGCAATGACAGAGATGAGCGCGACGATTTCGGATGTCGCGATGAATGCAGAAAACACCGCTGCGAGTACCAACAAAGTGGTCGATCACGCGAACCAAAATGATGAAAACATGCAGGTAACCGCAACGACCATATCTCAAGTATCTGAGAACATTTCAACTGCAAACAACTTGGTCAGAGATCTTCAATCTGGAGTTACAGAGATAAGCCAAGTGGTTGGTGTGATTCGTGATGTATCAGAACAAACCAATTTACTGGCACTCAACGCTGCAATCGAAGCAGCACGAGCAGGGGAACAAGGGCGTGGCTTTGCTGTCGTTGCCGATGAAGTTCGTAATCTAGCGAGCCGCACACAGAACTCTACGAACGAAGTACAATCGACCATTGAGAAGCTAACACAGCAAGCCGAACGTACATTCAATGCGATGCAAAGCAGCAACGAGAAAGTGGACCACAGTGTGGTAGCGTCTAACGAGACACGTCAGCAACTCGATGTGATTGTGAATGAGCTACACAACGCCAATGATATGGTTTCGCAAATTGCGGCAGCGTCTGAGCAGCAGAGTACAGTAGCAACAGAGATGAGTGAGAGTGTCACTGGGATTCATTTGGCCGCTAACGAAGTGCTACAGGCTTCACAATCGTTGGCTGAAGACAGTCAGAAGATGGCAAACACCACTGAACATCTCACTGAACAGTTGAAGTACTTTAAGGTTTAG
- a CDS encoding cache domain-containing protein has product MPIRRHWWAKWAFRFKTMVRYRLLFLTSAPIFLTLCALVAITLYWSVHYTWQGALIDVDERLDVADNSIHLIQNQQAYNVRAFAESYSFQMKLSSGVSQKELIHWVSENKARYELDFLRWRSVESVAKKLEYLDLTNKSSFFSVLDSKELNYLDRDLAKKAEVPMLNGNDVETRGLVSRTVVSIRDEQGHVIGFLDGGILLNNSTQLVDQISNLIYPQRDGFNRHVGTVTVFLDDLRVSTNVPLSSENSEGRAIGTRVSHEVHSKVLNEGKEWLDRAYVYDAWYITAYQPIHDQSGKVIGMLYTGYLIWPLIETYLTNLGEISIIIVLLLLASGLIVHRGARDLFDPIERIHKVVKLVQLGKDKRIGTLGLDDQHELTLLAKQFDKMLDLLHERNQEIQQAALELECKVHSRTASLKEKTEELELHIKLLNQARDKLVVNEKLAALGELTAGIAHEINNPTAVILGNVELMKFELGDEVSRVEEEVHAIMEQIDRIRNITRSLLQYSRHGGVQDEITWQHINPIVDESITLVKTGAKKRDMVYVSNLNAKTSVEVNRNQLLQILVNLQMNAIHAMDGQGTLTISSEDWVENGVSHGAIVHVEDEGCGIKEEQLKRIFSPFYTTKRDGTGLGLSVSQSILSQIGGEIRVESEVGKGSRFSIYLQQKATPQLLISNL; this is encoded by the coding sequence ATGCCGATTAGACGTCATTGGTGGGCAAAGTGGGCGTTCCGTTTCAAAACAATGGTGCGTTACCGCTTACTGTTTCTCACATCAGCGCCGATTTTTCTGACGCTTTGTGCTCTCGTTGCTATCACTTTGTACTGGTCTGTGCACTATACGTGGCAGGGTGCTTTAATTGATGTCGATGAGCGCTTAGACGTGGCAGACAACAGTATTCATCTGATTCAAAACCAACAAGCTTACAACGTACGTGCGTTCGCCGAGTCTTACAGTTTTCAAATGAAACTATCGAGTGGCGTTTCTCAGAAGGAACTTATCCATTGGGTTTCAGAGAATAAGGCGCGCTACGAACTCGACTTTTTGCGCTGGCGTAGTGTTGAAAGCGTGGCAAAGAAACTCGAGTACTTAGATTTAACCAATAAATCGTCATTCTTTAGTGTGTTAGACAGTAAAGAACTCAATTACTTAGATCGTGACCTTGCCAAAAAAGCGGAAGTCCCGATGCTCAATGGTAATGACGTTGAGACTCGTGGTTTGGTGAGCCGCACTGTAGTGTCGATTAGAGATGAGCAAGGCCATGTGATCGGTTTTCTTGATGGCGGGATCTTACTGAACAACAGCACACAGTTGGTTGATCAAATCAGTAACCTGATCTATCCGCAAAGAGATGGATTTAATCGCCATGTCGGTACTGTCACTGTGTTTCTTGATGACCTTCGTGTGAGCACAAACGTCCCGCTAAGCAGCGAAAACAGTGAAGGTCGAGCGATTGGTACGCGCGTTTCTCATGAGGTTCACTCAAAAGTTCTCAACGAGGGCAAAGAGTGGTTGGACCGTGCCTATGTTTATGACGCATGGTACATCACCGCTTATCAGCCAATTCATGACCAGTCTGGCAAGGTTATTGGCATGCTTTACACGGGTTATCTAATCTGGCCACTTATTGAAACCTACCTGACTAACCTTGGCGAAATCAGCATCATCATTGTGTTGCTGTTGCTTGCTTCTGGTTTGATAGTTCACCGCGGTGCTCGGGATCTTTTCGACCCAATTGAACGAATTCATAAGGTGGTGAAGCTCGTGCAATTGGGCAAAGATAAACGCATCGGCACGTTGGGCTTGGATGATCAACACGAGCTTACTTTACTCGCTAAACAGTTCGATAAGATGCTGGATCTGCTTCATGAGCGTAATCAAGAGATTCAACAGGCGGCGTTAGAACTTGAGTGTAAAGTGCATTCACGTACCGCAAGTTTGAAGGAGAAAACCGAAGAGCTTGAGTTACACATTAAACTGCTCAATCAAGCGAGAGATAAGCTGGTGGTCAATGAGAAACTGGCAGCGCTCGGTGAGCTTACCGCTGGTATTGCTCATGAGATCAATAACCCAACAGCAGTAATTCTTGGCAACGTTGAGTTGATGAAATTTGAGCTAGGTGATGAAGTCAGCCGTGTCGAAGAAGAGGTCCATGCCATCATGGAGCAAATCGACCGAATTCGAAACATTACGCGAAGCTTGCTGCAATATAGCCGACACGGTGGTGTGCAGGATGAGATCACGTGGCAACACATCAACCCGATCGTTGATGAAAGTATCACGCTCGTGAAAACCGGGGCGAAAAAGCGCGATATGGTTTACGTTTCGAACCTAAACGCTAAAACATCGGTTGAAGTAAATCGAAACCAACTGCTACAGATTCTGGTAAACCTACAAATGAATGCGATTCATGCGATGGACGGGCAGGGAACATTGACGATTTCGAGTGAAGACTGGGTTGAGAACGGCGTATCTCATGGTGCTATCGTACATGTTGAAGACGAAGGTTGTGGCATCAAAGAAGAGCAATTAAAGCGAATCTTCTCACCATTCTATACAACGAAACGCGACGGTACTGGCTTAGGCTTATCCGTATCTCAGAGTATCTTGAGCCAAATTGGGGGCGAGATACGTGTAGAATCAGAAGTGGGTAAAGGCAGCCGCTTTAGTATCTACCTTCAACAAAAAGCGACACCTCAATTGTTAATATCAAACCTATAA